The window TCACACCAGAAGTGTGCAACCATCGCACGCGTCTTCATTTTCTTCTTGCTCAGTTTAACTAAGATATTCCCGTAATGAATCGCTTTATTCCACTCACGCGTTTGCTGATAAATGGCAACCAACTGCTGTAAAGCGCCTTCTTTATGATCAGGCTCTTCTACAAGCTGTTCAAAAATTTTCTCTGCGCGATCAAGAAAGCCTGAGACCGTATAGTCTTTAGCTAATTGTTGCAATGCGAGGTTTTTTTGATCAAGGGTAAGCCCAGATCGAGAGATAAGATTTTGGTGAATACGAATAGCGCGGTCGACTTCGCCTCTTGAGCGGAACAAGTTGCCCAAAGCCAAGTGAGTATCGATGGTTTCATTGTCTACTTGAAGTAACTCAATGAAGTGATCTACCGCTTTGTCAGATTGGTCTGACAGTAATAGGTTCAAACCCGTCACGTATTGGCGGGAGATCTGGTGTGATTGCTTTTGTTTTTCTTGCTGAGCATTACGATTACCCATATACCAACCATAAGCGGCTGCGATGGGCAAAAGTAAGAACAGTAACTCTAACATCAAATATGGCCTTTAAGCTTTAGTTTCAGCAGCGACCTGCTTTGATTGCTTATTGAGTTGCTTCTTCAAGCGATGAATTTTTAGTTGAGATCGCATGTGCATATTTCCAAAGACTAACCAAGCAAGAGCAAAACCTGAAACGAATACAACACCTAGCAAGCTTGAGAGGTGGAAGTTACCTTGCGCTAGCAAATAATTGAAATTCACAATTGTTTGGTTTTGAGAGCCTAAAGCCAGTGCCATTAGGAAAAGTGCGATAACAGCGACTATTTTTATAATTTTCATAGTTCATCACTCATTGATTAGTTAGCTGTACGATTATGCAGGAAAATTACTAATCAGACCACCATATTATGGTCATAAAAAAGCGGCATACATTATAGTATGCCGCTTTTCTTAATTCCGATAAGTAGCCTACAACCCTGAGTTTACTCGTTCGCGTAGCTCTTTACCTGGTTTGAAGTGAGGAACGTATTTACCTTCCAACTCAACCTTGTCACCAGTTTTAGGATTACGTCCAACACGAGGTTCACGGTAATGCAGAGAAAAGCTGCCAAAGCCGCGAATTTCGATTCGATCACCACTTTCTAGTGTTGAAGCCATGTGCTCTAAAATGTCTTTTACAGCGTCTTCAATTTCTTTTGCAGAAAGATGCGTTTGCTCAGCGCACAGTCTTTCAATCAATTCAGACTTAGTCATAGTTACCCTCGTTGGTTTTCTTTTTAGAAATTATAGACCTATAGGAAAAATAAGCAAAAAAAAAGGAGCCTTACGGCTCCTTTCTTGGCTAGATAGCTATAATTCTCTTAATGAGAAGCTATTATTCGCCTTTAGCAGCTTTGAATGCGTCTGCCATTGCGTTACCGAACGCGCCTTCATCAGACTTGTTCAGTGAAGCCATTGCTTCTTGCTCATCAGCTTCATCTTTAGCTTTGATAGATAGGTTGATTACGCGGTTCTTACGGTCTACACCAGTGAACTTCGCTTCAACGCTGTCGCCAACGCTTAGGATTAGAGATGCATCTTCGATACGGTCACGAGAAACTTCAGAAGCACGTAGGTAGCCTTCAACGCCTTCGATTAGCTCGATAGTAGCGCCTTTAGCGTCAACTGCAGTTACAGTACCGTTTACAAGAACACCTTTCTTGTTGTCAGCAACGTATGCGTTGAACGGGTCGTTTTCCATTTGCTTAACGCCAAGAGAAATACGCTCACGCTCTGCATCTACTGCTAGAACAACAGCAGAGATTTCGTCGCCTTTCTTGTATTCACGTACAGCTTCTTCGCCGGCAGCGTTCCAAGAAATGTCAGATAGGTGTACAAGACCGTCGATACCGCCTTCTAGACCGATGAAGATACCAAAGTCAGTGATAGACTTGATCTTACCAGTAACTTTGTCGCCCTTAGCTTGCATTTCTGCAAATGACTGCCATGGGTTAGCTTTACACTGTTTCAGACCTAGAGAGATACGACGACGTTCTTCGTCGATATCAAGAACCATAACCTCAACTTCGTCGCCAACATTAACAACTTTAGAAGGGTGGATGTTCTTGTTAGTCCAATCCATTTCAGAAACGTGTACTAGACCTTCAACGCCTTCTTCGATTTCAACGAAGCAGCCGTAGTCAGTTAGGTTTGTAACACGACCAGAAAGCTTGTGACCTTCTGGGTAACGCTTAGCGATTGCTACCCATGGATCTTCGCCTAGTTGCTTAAGACCTAGTGAAACACGAGTGCGCTCACGATCGAACTTAAGAACTTTAACTAGGATTTCGTCACCAACGTTAACGATCTCTGATGGGTGCTTAACGCGCTTCCAAGCCATATCTGTGATATGTAGAAGACCGTCAACACCGCCAAGATCAACGAATGCACCGTAGTCAGTAAGGTTCTTAACGATACCTTTAACTTCAGTACCTTCTTGTAGAGTTTCAAGAAGTTCGTCACGCTCAACACTGTTTTCAGATTCGATAACAGCACGACGAGAAACAACAACGTTGTTACGCTTCTGGTCTAGCTTGATTACTTTGAACTCTAGCTCTTTGTTTTCTAGGTGAGCAGTGTCACGGATAGGACGTACGTCTACTAGAGAACCTGGAAGGAAAGCACGGATACCGTTAAGTTCAACAGTGAAACCGCCTTTAACTTTACCGTTGATGATACCAACAACAGTTTCAGCTTCTTCACAAGCTTTCTCAAGTACGATCCAAGCTTCGTGACGCTTAGCTTTCTCACGAGAAAGTTGAGTTTCACCGAAACCATCTTCAACAGCGTCTAGAGCTACGTCTACTTCAGCACCAACTTCAACTTCAAGTTCGCCAGCAGCGTTCTTGAATTGTTCAGCAG is drawn from Vibrio sp. SNU_ST1 and contains these coding sequences:
- a CDS encoding LapA family protein, whose protein sequence is MKIIKIVAVIALFLMALALGSQNQTIVNFNYLLAQGNFHLSSLLGVVFVSGFALAWLVFGNMHMRSQLKIHRLKKQLNKQSKQVAAETKA
- the rpsA gene encoding 30S ribosomal protein S1, producing MTESFAQLFEEFLSETEFQQGSIVKGTVVAIENGYVLVDAGLKSESAIPAEQFKNAAGELEVEVGAEVDVALDAVEDGFGETQLSREKAKRHEAWIVLEKACEEAETVVGIINGKVKGGFTVELNGIRAFLPGSLVDVRPIRDTAHLENKELEFKVIKLDQKRNNVVVSRRAVIESENSVERDELLETLQEGTEVKGIVKNLTDYGAFVDLGGVDGLLHITDMAWKRVKHPSEIVNVGDEILVKVLKFDRERTRVSLGLKQLGEDPWVAIAKRYPEGHKLSGRVTNLTDYGCFVEIEEGVEGLVHVSEMDWTNKNIHPSKVVNVGDEVEVMVLDIDEERRRISLGLKQCKANPWQSFAEMQAKGDKVTGKIKSITDFGIFIGLEGGIDGLVHLSDISWNAAGEEAVREYKKGDEISAVVLAVDAERERISLGVKQMENDPFNAYVADNKKGVLVNGTVTAVDAKGATIELIEGVEGYLRASEVSRDRIEDASLILSVGDSVEAKFTGVDRKNRVINLSIKAKDEADEQEAMASLNKSDEGAFGNAMADAFKAAKGE
- the ihfB gene encoding integration host factor subunit beta; the protein is MTKSELIERLCAEQTHLSAKEIEDAVKDILEHMASTLESGDRIEIRGFGSFSLHYREPRVGRNPKTGDKVELEGKYVPHFKPGKELRERVNSGL